A stretch of the Lineus longissimus chromosome 10, tnLinLong1.2, whole genome shotgun sequence genome encodes the following:
- the LOC135494967 gene encoding thioredoxin reductase-like selenoprotein T, translating into MAGMASFGAYGVVVLFTILSWQDISSNSGVSASMEKQIPTPKMSSFAGPTLKILYCYSUGYQRVFEQFAQLIRDKYPSLAVQGDYYPPPPPRALGAQIMSLIKLLLIGLVIAGMDPFPYLNAETPNLWSWALQNKIYACMMIFFLSNAIEGQLVSTGAFEITYNDVPVWSKIETGRIPSPQEMLQILDNHMRLSHGGQP; encoded by the exons ATGGCCGGAATGGCCTCTTTCGGCGCCTATGGCGTTGTAGTGTTATTCACGATTTTATCATGGCAGGACATCTCCTCGAATTCAGGAGTGTCTGCATCGATGGAGAAGCAAATACCgactccaaaaatgtccagttttgctgGACCCACCCTCAAAATTTTATACTG TTATTCCTGAGGATACCAGCGGGTCTTTGAGCAGTTTGCTCAATTGATCCGTGACAAGTATCCCTCCCTCGCAGTGCAAGGTGACTACTACCCTCCACCCCCGCCGCGTGCACTGGGAGCTCAGATCATGAGCTTAATCAAACTACTCCTCATCGGTTTGGTAATAGCGGGGATGGACCCATTTCCTTATCTGAATGCAGAGACTCCCAATTTGTGGAGCTGGGCTCTCCAAAATAAA ATCTATGCCTGTATGATGATCTTCTTTTTATCAAATGCCATAGAGGGACAACTTGTCTCCACAGGTGCCTTCGAAATTACTTATAATG ACGTACCAGTTTGGTCCAAAATAGAAACAGGGCGTATCCCATCTCCACAGGAAATGCTACAGATCTTGGACAACCATATGCGCCTCAGTCACGGTGGACAACCATAA
- the LOC135494713 gene encoding uncharacterized protein LOC135494713 translates to MPPKKGKKKGGKKGKKGGKKKVLKGMTEIPELLVKRLLKHYENQCKATQCAISPYMKKLMKDCMEKNQLLVKIILEPLPVESKDDPQVTLEPLISSLRGERYTYIKDIHIWDMLMKYENIATLALFLEKGFYQIRSVEMIDCLIEPHSVERLSRSFPYCKTLTHIILDYNDFGDEGCRGLCKGLDGNKTMLSVSMCYCDLSRDSGNVLGNMIATTAVRELYLDGNELGCEGAIDIIKLCVDQAELETHQKEEEEKRKAEEEDAAKTNPAAGTMISRTSSASAKSEESKPASAKKGKEGGKGKKKKKGKKGKKKKEAPPPAVGPWIHKLHLADNAIDGFCSDTFAPVICMRLFKQLLIHSTCLEEIDLDKNLIGDLGGREIMTGLEMRKEAKLKSVGVRTSHRLSADVYNTIHKLGAAVKKKKKGKGKKGKKKKK, encoded by the exons ATGCCTCCTAAGAAAGGGAAGAAGAAGGGAGGAAAGAAGGGGAAGAAGGGTGGAAAGAAGAAAGTGTTGAAGGGAATGACAGAAATTCCTGAACTACTTGTCAAGAGATTGCTGAAACACTATGAGAATCAGTGCAAGGCCACACAATGTGCCATCAGCCCTTACATGAAGAAACTGATGAAGGACTGCATGGAGAAAAATCAGCTTCTTGTCAAA ATAATCTTAGAACCTCTGCCTGTAGAAAGCAAAGATGATCCTCAAGTCACTTTAGAGCCGTTGATCTCCTCCCTCCGAGGTGAACGCTATACATACATCAAGGATATCCATATTTGGGATATGTTGATGAAGTATGAAAATATTGCCACACTG GCGTTATTCCTTGAGAAGGGATTCTACCAGATTCGGAGCGTGGAGATGATCGACTGTCTGATTGAGCCTCATTCTGTGGAGAGATTGTCCAGGTCGTTTCCATACTGTAAAACACTGACACACATTATCCTAGACTACAATGA CTTTGGAGATGAAGGTTGCAGAGGGCTCTGTAAAGGACTTGATGGCAACAAGACCATGTTATCAGTCAGTATGTGCTACTGTGACCTCAGTCGTGATAGCGGGAACGTGCTCGGCAACATGATAGCAACGACGGCTGTGAGGGAATTATATTTGGATGGCAATGAGTTGGGCTGTGAGGGGGCGATAGATATTATCAAGCTTTGTGTTGATCAGGCCGAGTTGGAGACACATCagaaggaggaagaggagaaGAGGAAGGCTGAGGAAGAGGACGCAGCAAAGACTAACCCAG CAGCGGGAACGATGATCAGTCGAACCAGCAGTGCCTCCGCGAAGAGTGAGGAGAGCAAACCGGCCTCGGCCAAAAAGGGAAAGGAAGGGGGAAAgggcaagaagaagaagaagggcaaaaaaggcaaaaagaagAAGGAGGCTCCACCCCCGGCTGTTGGCCCGTGGATTCATAAACTACACTTGGCTGATAACGCCATTGATGGATTCTGTTCTGATACGTTTGCACCTGTCATATGCATGAGGTTGTTTAAACA ACTGCTGATTCATTCCACGTGCCTTGAAGAGATAGATTTAGATAAGAACCTCATCGGTGATTTAGGAGGACGTGAGATAATGACAGGGCTGGAGATGAGAAAAGAAG CTAAACTGAAATCTGTTGGTGTTCGAACCTCTCACCGTTTGAGTGCTGACGTCTACAACACGATTCACAAATTAGGAGCGGCcgtcaaaaagaaaaagaagggaAAAGGCAAAAAGGGGAAAAAA AAAAAGAAGTGA
- the LOC135494682 gene encoding cell division cycle protein 16 homolog, with protein sequence MAGESEGEQCLKAINALDLVKLRSVLHDYIDKHQYDSALFWADKILSLSKGEILDIYWYGQTMFLTGQYHRAAHLLVSRNLHKSHLACRYLAAKCHYECKEWQESLDILDTPEASSNKSTTKINQESDDGVPVKGMNASICLLRGKVYECMDNRNLAAECFREALRLDVHCYEAFNHLVNNNMMSAQEERELLDSLPISKQCPEEEIELVRFLYENKLKKYNKPSELAIPGSLDTLHENLDVVVNLAERHYYNCDFRECAKITSMVLKKDPYHSHCLPLHIAVLVELQKSNDLFHLAHKLVDLYPNKPVAWFAVGCYYLVVGKNEPARRYFSKATTLDRVFGPAWLAFGHSFASENEHDQAMAAYFTAAQLMKGCHLPVLYIGLEYGLTNNPKLAERFFTQALTIAPEDPFVLHEMGVIAFQNQDWHGAEKYFLDALEKIQAVSSEVIAEKWEPLLNNMGHTCRKLKKYEDALDYHRKALILSPQNPSTYSAIGYAYSLIGESAMAIDYFHKALGLRRDDTFSTTMLTNSIGQLMNEMSPCDGAEETNSIFDASTLSTSNFDTSTTCMSASNFESSTISIEGND encoded by the exons ATGGCGGGCGAATCCGAAGGAGAGCAGTGTTTGAAGGCAATAAATGCCCTTGATCTGGTCAAACTGCGATCTGTTTTGCATGATTATATTGATAAG CATCAGTATGACAGTGCGTTATTCTGGGCGGACAAGATTCTCTCCTTATCCAAAGGTGAGATCTTGGATATCTACTGGTATGGCCAGACCATGTTCCTGACGGGCCAGTATCACAGGGCAGCACATTTACTTGTGTCAAGGAATCTCCATAAAAGTCATCTTGCATGTCGGTACCTTGCAGCGAAATGTCAT TATGAGTGTAAGGAATGGCAGGAATCCCTGGACATCTTGGACACACCAGAGGCTTCTTCAAACAAATCAACCACGAAAAtcaatcaagaatcagatgatgGTGTACCTGTGAAAGGG ATGAATGCCTCTATATGTCTCCTGAGAGGGAAGGTCTACGAGTGCATGGACAATCGCAATCTGGCCGCGGAATGTTTCCGAGAAGCTTTGAGACTGGATGTGCATTGTTACGAGGCATTTAACCATCTCGTCAACAATAACATGATGTCTGCACAGGAGGAACGAGAACTCTTGGACTCCCTGCCAATCAGTAAACAGTGTCCGGAGGAAGAGATTGAACTCGTACGATTTCTGTATGAAAATAAACTCAAGAAG TATAATAAACCCAGTGAGCTGGCCATCCCTGGATCACTCGACACCCTCCATGAAAACCTAGATGTTGTTGTCAACCTGGCTGAGAGACATTACTACAACTGTGATTTTAGAGAGTGTGCGAAAATAACCTCAAT GGTGTTAAAAAAGGATCCTTACCACAGTCACTGTTTACCATTACATATTGCTGTGTTGGTGGAGCTACAGAAGTCCAATG atcTGTTTCACTTGGCTCACAAACTCGTTGACCTCTACCCGAATAAACCTGTGGCCTGGTTTGCCGTGGGCTGCTACTACCTTGTCGTGGGGAAGAACGAGCCTGCCCGGAGGTACTTCAGCAAAGCGACGACGTTAGACCGGGTATTTGGGCCGGCGTGGTTGGCGTTTGGACATTCATTTGCCTCAGAGAATGAACACGACCAAGCTATGGCTGCATATTTCACTGCTGCACAACTTATGAAAGG GTGTCATCTGCCTGTCCTCTACATCGGTTTAGAATACGGCCTGACCAACAACCCAAAGCTGGCAGAGAGATTCTTCACGCAGGCTCTAACGATAGCTCCAGAAGATCCATTTGTTCTCCACGAGATGGGTGTCATTGCCTTTCAAAACCAAGA TTGGCACGGTGCTGAGAAGTATTTCCTGGATGCCTTGGAGAAGATACAAGCTGTGAGCAGCGAGGTCATCGCAGAAAAGTGGGAACCTCTGCTGAACAATATGGGACACACTTGCAGGAAATTAAA aaaatatgaagACGCCCTCGACTATCATCGCAAGGCACTCATCTTATCACCACAGAACCCCTCCACATACTCTGCGATAGGATACGCCTACTCGCTCATCGGTGAAAGTGCCATGGCCATAGACTATTTCCACAAGGCATTAGGGTTACGTCGTGATGACACATTCTCAACGACGATGCTAACTAACTCTATTGGACAATTAATGAACGAGATGTCACCCTGTGATGGGGCCGAAGAGACCAATTCCATATTTGACGCGTCCACCTTGTCAACATCAAATTTTGACACttccactacatgtatgtctgccTCAAATTTCGAGTCCTCAACTATTTCAATCGAAGGGAATGACTGA
- the LOC135494870 gene encoding A-kinase anchor protein 14-like, whose protein sequence is MSQDISETTLPSDAFIQQAHQLVDDVIDGAMKQLEHEVLQRSKTLDTIAFESRESTAIEFEDYDVPNIDWLSIDEFSVEKAEEKINDFIQTWEYEGSWLYCIDYLGVDEHQYDYRHRYRVRWSIPTRRKPIPKATASVYFTFQISKIKPKHYPIDVYYVFETNRLVHRPGQSRFRELWLKNIIESKAIMMLAVDF, encoded by the exons ATGTCACAAGACATAAGTGAGACAACTCTGCCAAGCGATGCCTTTATCCAGCAGGCACATCAACTCGTCGATGATGTCATTGACGGCGCCATGAAACAACTGGAACACGAGGTCCTTCAGAGATCAAAAACATTAGACACTATTGCATTTGAATCGCGTGAATCCACAGCAATAGAGTTTGAGGACTATGATGTTCCTAATATAGACTGGTTGTCGATTGATGAGTTCAGTGTGGAAAAAGCGGAGGAAAAAATAAACGACTTTATTCAG ACTTGGGAGTATGAAGGCAGCTGGCTCTACTGTATAGACTACCTGGGTGTGGACGAACATCAGTACGACTACCGACATCGGTACCGTGTCCGATGGAGCATCCCGACACGACGTAAACCAATACCAAAGGCCACAGCTTCTGTCTACTTCACATTCCAAATCTCAAAAATCAAACCAAAG CACTATCCCATAGATGTTTATTACGTATTTGAAACAAACCGATTAGTACACCGACCAGGCCAGTCACGATTCAGAGAATTATGGTTAAAGAATATCATTGAGAGTAAAGCTATAATGATGCTCGCTGTGGACTTCTAG
- the LOC135494869 gene encoding leucine carboxyl methyltransferase 1-like: MSSDDAVRATNDDAASCKRFAVQKGYWSDPYIQYFVRNTERKAPEISIGYYARVKGVKLLLDKFLQLTQCNCQVVNFGAGFDTLYWRLAEEGHVPKSYVEVDFHSVTSKKCHAIKTKKQLLEKIATEDGEIRFNEFDLHAANYHIVAADLRNLDELKSKLHDSNIDFGLPTLFMAECVLVYMELDKSTNLVKWIADSFQTTFFINYEQVNMADRFGQVMIQNLKSRQCLLPGVEVCSSLETQKNRFLSNGWEYCECLEMTAVYQNLPHAEVKRIERLEFLDEKELLTQLFQHYCLCWALKDPKNIGLDAIDCVPT; the protein is encoded by the exons ATGTCATCTGATGATGCGGTGCGAGCAACAAATGATGATGCTGCAAGCTGTAAACGTTTTGCAGTTCAAAAGGGCTACTGGTCTGACCCTTACATTCAGTATTTTGTGAGAAACACTGAAAGAAAAGCTCCAGAAATTAGCATAGGGTACTATGCCAGAGTCAAGGGGGTCAAGTTACTACTGGACAAATTTCTGCAG ttgaCCCAGTGTAACTGTCAGGTTGTCAACTTCGGAGCTGGCTTTGATACCCTGTATTGGAGGCTTGCCGAAGAAGGTCATGTCCCAAAGAGTTATGTTGAAGTGGACTTCCACAGTGTGACATCAAAGAAGTGCCACGCCATTAAAACAAAGAAGCAGCTGCTGGAAAAAATTGCCACAGAAG ATGGAGAGATCCGCTTCAATGAATTCGACCTTCACGCTGCCAACTACCACATCGTCGCAGCTGATCTGCGAAATCTTGATGAACTCAAATCAAAATTACATGATTCCAATATTGATTTTGGACTTCCCACCCTCTTCATGGCTGAGTGTGTCTTAGTCTACATGGAGCTTGATAAATCAACAAACCTGGTGAAGTGGATTGCAGACTCATTTCAGACAACCTTCTTCATCAATTACGAGCAG GTCAACATGGCGGATCGTTTTGGCCAAGTGATGATACAAAACCTGAAGTCAAGGCAGTGTTTGCTGCCGGGGGTGGAGGTCTGTTCCAGTCTGGAGACTCAAAAAAATAG GTTCCTGAGCAATGGCTGGGAATACTGTGAGTGTCTGGAGATGACAGCTGTCTATCAAAATCTACCCCACGCTGAAGTAAAGAG AATTGAGCGACTGGAATTTCTCGACGAAAAAGAATTGCTGACTCAGCTGTTTCAGCACTACTGTCTGTGTTGGGCACTTAAGGATCCTAAGAACATCGGACTAGATGCCATAGATTGTGTACCGACGTGA
- the LOC135494593 gene encoding DNA polymerase delta subunit 3-like isoform X1 has translation MAIDEMYLENLEEFVFDEDKIVTYKWLSRSLAVHVNAAKQMLYSFVDHQRNKKDVDSLNVTYLVCGVKGEDKGNITHHVEIVGEERLNAVKSTYKQITSCHVYSVQKSKLKDSNALYMVDYELLKTQIFNSNQYSAITCKLAKPRSRDEIAKLQSTSVVASRQEEPPNKSTSKQTNGTSKAKPKGLVGMFGKAAEKKKDDSVVETEKTKSPEKKKEPESKGKGKMGATSFFGKSSTAKTMSKPAQEAAPAPPEVKKETTITATKGKKTVRVESDDDDEVQQIKRRRIKAWESSSEEEDIESPVPSPPPSPTPMEEQDPTPTKEPSPVKIEVVEKTVPSGGGDGKQRRVRKRKLVPKTYMDDKGYMVTEKVWESDSTDASEVEEIVPPPQSKPKQQESKAGKKKTASPPKKTKQASLMSFFGKK, from the exons ATGGCGATCGACGAAATGTACCTTGAGAATTTGGAGGAGTTTGTTTTCGATGAGGACAAGATT GTGACATATAAATGGTTGAGCAGGTCTCTAGCAGTCCATGTGAATGCAGCAAAACA AATGCTATATTCATTTGTGGATCATCAGAGAAATAAGAAAGATGTTGATTCTCTCAATGTAACCTACTTAGTCTGTGGTGTGAAGGGGGAGGACAAGGGAAATATC ACTCATCATGTTGAGATTGTTGGAGAGGAGAGACTCAACGCTGTCAAGTCAACCTACAAACAGATTACAAGTTGTCATGTATATAGCGTACAGAAGTCCAAGCTCAAGGATTCTAATGCATTATATATGGTGGACTATGAATTATTGAAGACACAGATATTCAACTCGAACCA ATATAGCGCTATAACATGTAAGTTAGCAAAGCCGAGGTCGCGAGATGAAATAGCTAAATTACAATCAACATCAGTGGTCGCATCCAGACAGGAAGAACCACCCAACAAG TCAACTTCAAAACAGACAAATGGAACTTCTAAAGCCAAACCCAAAGGCTTGGTGGGAATGTTTGGTAAAGCCGCTGAGAAGAAAAAAGATGATTCTGTGGTAGAGACGGAAAAAACAAAAAGCCCAGAGAAAAAG AAGGAACCAGAAAGTAAAGGCAAAGGCAAAATGGGGGCAACATCCTTTTTTGGTAAATCAAGTACAGCTAAAACGATGAGTAAACCAGCCCAGGAGGCCGCACCTGCTCCACCTGAAGTGAAGAAGGAGACTACTATAACAGCAACAAAGGGGAAGAAAACTGTTAGAGTTGAATCTG acgatgacgatgaggttcAACAGATAAAGCGTCGTCGCATCAAAGCATGGGAGAGCAGTAGTGAAGAGGAGGACATCGAGAGTCCCGTCCCGTCACCCCCTCCGTCACCGACCCCCATGGAAGAGCAGGACCCCACACCTACAAAAGAACCATCCCCAGTGAAAATAGAAGTGGTCGAGAAGACAGTGCCAtctggtggtggtgatggtaaACAGAGACGAGTGCGGAAACGGAAACTGGTTCCAAAAACCTATATGGATGATAAAGGCTATATGG TTACAGAGAAGGTGTGGGAGAGTGATTCAACAGATGCATCAGAGGTCGAGGAGATTGTACCGCCTCCACAGAGTAAACCAAAACAACAG GAAAGTAAAGCAGGAAAAAAGAAGACGGCATCTCCGCCCAAGAAGACCAAACAAGCATCGTTGATGAGTTTCTTCGGGAAGAAGTGA
- the LOC135494593 gene encoding DNA polymerase delta subunit 3-like isoform X2 translates to MAIDEMYLENLEEFVFDEDKIVTYKWLSRSLAVHVNAAKQMLYSFVDHQRNKKDVDSLNVTYLVCGVKGEDKGNITHHVEIVGEERLNAVKSTYKQITSCHVYSVQKSKLKDSNALYMVDYELLKTQIFNSNQYSAITCKLAKPRSRDEIAKLQSTSVVASRQEEPPNKSTSKQTNGTSKAKPKGLVGMFGKAAEKKKDDSVVETEKTKSPEKKEPESKGKGKMGATSFFGKSSTAKTMSKPAQEAAPAPPEVKKETTITATKGKKTVRVESDDDDEVQQIKRRRIKAWESSSEEEDIESPVPSPPPSPTPMEEQDPTPTKEPSPVKIEVVEKTVPSGGGDGKQRRVRKRKLVPKTYMDDKGYMVTEKVWESDSTDASEVEEIVPPPQSKPKQQESKAGKKKTASPPKKTKQASLMSFFGKK, encoded by the exons ATGGCGATCGACGAAATGTACCTTGAGAATTTGGAGGAGTTTGTTTTCGATGAGGACAAGATT GTGACATATAAATGGTTGAGCAGGTCTCTAGCAGTCCATGTGAATGCAGCAAAACA AATGCTATATTCATTTGTGGATCATCAGAGAAATAAGAAAGATGTTGATTCTCTCAATGTAACCTACTTAGTCTGTGGTGTGAAGGGGGAGGACAAGGGAAATATC ACTCATCATGTTGAGATTGTTGGAGAGGAGAGACTCAACGCTGTCAAGTCAACCTACAAACAGATTACAAGTTGTCATGTATATAGCGTACAGAAGTCCAAGCTCAAGGATTCTAATGCATTATATATGGTGGACTATGAATTATTGAAGACACAGATATTCAACTCGAACCA ATATAGCGCTATAACATGTAAGTTAGCAAAGCCGAGGTCGCGAGATGAAATAGCTAAATTACAATCAACATCAGTGGTCGCATCCAGACAGGAAGAACCACCCAACAAG TCAACTTCAAAACAGACAAATGGAACTTCTAAAGCCAAACCCAAAGGCTTGGTGGGAATGTTTGGTAAAGCCGCTGAGAAGAAAAAAGATGATTCTGTGGTAGAGACGGAAAAAACAAAAAGCCCAGAGAAAAAG GAACCAGAAAGTAAAGGCAAAGGCAAAATGGGGGCAACATCCTTTTTTGGTAAATCAAGTACAGCTAAAACGATGAGTAAACCAGCCCAGGAGGCCGCACCTGCTCCACCTGAAGTGAAGAAGGAGACTACTATAACAGCAACAAAGGGGAAGAAAACTGTTAGAGTTGAATCTG acgatgacgatgaggttcAACAGATAAAGCGTCGTCGCATCAAAGCATGGGAGAGCAGTAGTGAAGAGGAGGACATCGAGAGTCCCGTCCCGTCACCCCCTCCGTCACCGACCCCCATGGAAGAGCAGGACCCCACACCTACAAAAGAACCATCCCCAGTGAAAATAGAAGTGGTCGAGAAGACAGTGCCAtctggtggtggtgatggtaaACAGAGACGAGTGCGGAAACGGAAACTGGTTCCAAAAACCTATATGGATGATAAAGGCTATATGG TTACAGAGAAGGTGTGGGAGAGTGATTCAACAGATGCATCAGAGGTCGAGGAGATTGTACCGCCTCCACAGAGTAAACCAAAACAACAG GAAAGTAAAGCAGGAAAAAAGAAGACGGCATCTCCGCCCAAGAAGACCAAACAAGCATCGTTGATGAGTTTCTTCGGGAAGAAGTGA
- the LOC135494593 gene encoding DNA polymerase delta subunit 3-like isoform X3 codes for MLYSFVDHQRNKKDVDSLNVTYLVCGVKGEDKGNITHHVEIVGEERLNAVKSTYKQITSCHVYSVQKSKLKDSNALYMVDYELLKTQIFNSNQYSAITCKLAKPRSRDEIAKLQSTSVVASRQEEPPNKSTSKQTNGTSKAKPKGLVGMFGKAAEKKKDDSVVETEKTKSPEKKKEPESKGKGKMGATSFFGKSSTAKTMSKPAQEAAPAPPEVKKETTITATKGKKTVRVESDDDDEVQQIKRRRIKAWESSSEEEDIESPVPSPPPSPTPMEEQDPTPTKEPSPVKIEVVEKTVPSGGGDGKQRRVRKRKLVPKTYMDDKGYMVTEKVWESDSTDASEVEEIVPPPQSKPKQQESKAGKKKTASPPKKTKQASLMSFFGKK; via the exons ATGCTATATTCATTTGTGGATCATCAGAGAAATAAGAAAGATGTTGATTCTCTCAATGTAACCTACTTAGTCTGTGGTGTGAAGGGGGAGGACAAGGGAAATATC ACTCATCATGTTGAGATTGTTGGAGAGGAGAGACTCAACGCTGTCAAGTCAACCTACAAACAGATTACAAGTTGTCATGTATATAGCGTACAGAAGTCCAAGCTCAAGGATTCTAATGCATTATATATGGTGGACTATGAATTATTGAAGACACAGATATTCAACTCGAACCA ATATAGCGCTATAACATGTAAGTTAGCAAAGCCGAGGTCGCGAGATGAAATAGCTAAATTACAATCAACATCAGTGGTCGCATCCAGACAGGAAGAACCACCCAACAAG TCAACTTCAAAACAGACAAATGGAACTTCTAAAGCCAAACCCAAAGGCTTGGTGGGAATGTTTGGTAAAGCCGCTGAGAAGAAAAAAGATGATTCTGTGGTAGAGACGGAAAAAACAAAAAGCCCAGAGAAAAAG AAGGAACCAGAAAGTAAAGGCAAAGGCAAAATGGGGGCAACATCCTTTTTTGGTAAATCAAGTACAGCTAAAACGATGAGTAAACCAGCCCAGGAGGCCGCACCTGCTCCACCTGAAGTGAAGAAGGAGACTACTATAACAGCAACAAAGGGGAAGAAAACTGTTAGAGTTGAATCTG acgatgacgatgaggttcAACAGATAAAGCGTCGTCGCATCAAAGCATGGGAGAGCAGTAGTGAAGAGGAGGACATCGAGAGTCCCGTCCCGTCACCCCCTCCGTCACCGACCCCCATGGAAGAGCAGGACCCCACACCTACAAAAGAACCATCCCCAGTGAAAATAGAAGTGGTCGAGAAGACAGTGCCAtctggtggtggtgatggtaaACAGAGACGAGTGCGGAAACGGAAACTGGTTCCAAAAACCTATATGGATGATAAAGGCTATATGG TTACAGAGAAGGTGTGGGAGAGTGATTCAACAGATGCATCAGAGGTCGAGGAGATTGTACCGCCTCCACAGAGTAAACCAAAACAACAG GAAAGTAAAGCAGGAAAAAAGAAGACGGCATCTCCGCCCAAGAAGACCAAACAAGCATCGTTGATGAGTTTCTTCGGGAAGAAGTGA